The Flavobacteriales bacterium genome contains the following window.
CGCCGGGCGCGTGGTTCCACTTCGCGATCGTGAACGACGCCACGGTGGATTCGATCCTCTTCTTCGCGAACGGGGTCGAGGTATTCCGGCAGGCCAGTGGCGGCCTGTACTACAACCCGAACAGCACGTCGCCGATGAGGTTCGGAAGCGATACCAGCACGCCGGCAGGCACCTATTTCCTTTCGGGCGCCATGGATGATATCGGCATCTGGAGCCGGCGCCTCACCGCGCAGGAGGTGCTGGACCTGTACCTGAACACCAATGTGAGCGTGGAGGAGATCCGGGAGGCGGCGGCGGAGGTGTTTTTCGATGCGACGGCGGACGAGTTGGTACTTCGTGTGCCGCAAGCGTTCATCGGTACCACCTATGCCATCCTTGATGCGAGCGGACGCTTGGTGCAAGCCGGCGTGCTGCAGTCCGATGTGACGCGCCTATCGGTGCGTGACGGGAGCGGCGTCTACATGGTCCGTTTCGATGCACAGCCGGGTGATGCCGTTCGGGTGGTGAACCCGTGATAGAGGACATCGTGGGCCCAGGGGAGTTGTTGCGGCTCGCGATCGCTCAGGCATTGCCGGGCCTGCGCGCGGTATCGGATGAACGCGGTTCCCGAACGCCCGCTTCCGGCAAGTGGTGCCCGAAGGAGATCATCGGCCATCTCCTCGATTCCGCGAACAACAACCTCGGGCGTTTCGTGCGCTTGCAGGCGGTGGATCACTTGCGCTTCGAACCGTATGCCCAGGTGCCGTTGGGTAGGAGTTGTACATTGTCCTCCACATGCATACCGTTCGTGGCCTCCTCTATTGCGCATTGCTGATCGGGCTCAAGCCCGTCACTCGTGCCCAAGGTCCGACTGTGACTGCGGTTCCTGGAGCGATCCAACTGGTGGAGGACCAACGGGCAGAGAATGCCTTCGAAGGGGTGGCAGTGGGCTTTTCCGTCGTCGACGATACGACGTGGGATTATGGTGCGGGATGGGCGGATCGAAGTTCACGGATCGCATTCGCGCCGGACACCCGCACGCGCATCGCATCGATCACCAAGCCAATGACGGCGATCGCCATCATGCAACTCGCTGAGCAAGGCAGGTTGCACCTCGATTCCGCCGTGCGTGTTTATGTGCCGGAGTTTCCGGAAAAACCGGAAGGAAGACTGACCGTGCGGCAGCTATTGCAGCACAGCGCGGGATTGGATGACTACGCGTCGAACAAGGAACGTGAGAATCGGAACCATTTCACCTCGTTGACCGAGGCGATGGGCATCTTCATGGACCGCGAACTCATCAGCGCGCCAGGAGCGGCTTTTCACTACACCACCTACGGTTACGTGCTGCTCGGGGTGGTGGTAGAGCGCGTTTCGGGGATGTCCTACGAGGCGTACATGCAGCGGCACATCTGGTCGCCGGCGAGTATGCTGGATACCGGAGTGGAAGGCCGTGACACCAGTGGGACAAAGCACGCGGAACTCTACCACACCAATGGCAAGGGTCGCGTCCTGTCCGCCGACCATACGGACCTGAGTGACCGCATCCCCGGCGGCGGTGTGTATTCCACGGCTGCGGATATGCTGCGGTTCGGTGACGCGCTGCTGCGTGGTACGCTGCTCGAACCGAAGACCTTGGCCGCGATGTGGATCGATCCGGCGTTGAAGAAGGACGGGAATGGATACGGGATGGGCTGGTACCTATACGGCCAGAACCCAAAATATGGTCCGGTCTACGGTCACAATGGTG
Protein-coding sequences here:
- a CDS encoding LamG domain-containing protein; its protein translation is MKELHTLLVASMAAAWPICTSAQLPPYVPPDDLAGWWPFNGYANDVSGNDNNGTAYGATITNDRFGDPGSAYAFNGTDAYIEVPDAPALRLNNDSYTIAWWALVDTYNSPATAFVVKRGAGPQNGWMVVANGLYDNMIEMKTSGGADPEIRCDTALAPGAWFHFAIVNDATVDSILFFANGVEVFRQASGGLYYNPNSTSPMRFGSDTSTPAGTYFLSGAMDDIGIWSRRLTAQEVLDLYLNTNVSVEEIREAAAEVFFDATADELVLRVPQAFIGTTYAILDASGRLVQAGVLQSDVTRLSVRDGSGVYMVRFDAQPGDAVRVVNP
- a CDS encoding beta-lactamase family protein, giving the protein MHTVRGLLYCALLIGLKPVTRAQGPTVTAVPGAIQLVEDQRAENAFEGVAVGFSVVDDTTWDYGAGWADRSSRIAFAPDTRTRIASITKPMTAIAIMQLAEQGRLHLDSAVRVYVPEFPEKPEGRLTVRQLLQHSAGLDDYASNKERENRNHFTSLTEAMGIFMDRELISAPGAAFHYTTYGYVLLGVVVERVSGMSYEAYMQRHIWSPASMLDTGVEGRDTSGTKHAELYHTNGKGRVLSADHTDLSDRIPGGGVYSTAADMLRFGDALLRGTLLEPKTLAAMWIDPALKKDGNGYGMGWYLYGQNPKYGPVYGHNGAQTGASTFLMLLPEQKTSIIVLSNTSGAMQAVSAIAVGLFDHAAAAAAFH